From Candidatus Zixiibacteriota bacterium, one genomic window encodes:
- a CDS encoding septum formation initiator family protein: MPRRSRKTRSFFAPLTDGLWQRMSDHNSRVRRRVIRVGFWVIGGLFLYSLMSGTYGIPRIARLELERRSLVEANRYLTVELIENDRLRQLLRSSPSYIEGIARTRYYMVRPNETIYRYRGQ; encoded by the coding sequence ATGCCGCGACGAAGCAGAAAAACCCGGTCTTTCTTCGCACCCCTGACTGATGGCCTATGGCAGCGTATGAGCGACCATAATTCCCGGGTACGGCGACGCGTGATTCGGGTTGGATTCTGGGTGATTGGGGGGTTGTTTTTATACTCGCTGATGTCGGGTACCTATGGTATACCACGCATCGCCAGATTGGAATTGGAGCGAAGATCGCTGGTCGAGGCTAACCGGTATTTGACCGTGGAGCTGATCGAAAACGACCGGCTGCGCCAACTGCTGAGGTCAAGTCCAAGCTACATCGAGGGTATTGCCCGCACTCGCTACTATATGGTCCGTCCGAACGAGACAATCTACCGCTATCGCGGCCAATAA